Proteins from a genomic interval of Diceros bicornis minor isolate mBicDic1 chromosome 34, mDicBic1.mat.cur, whole genome shotgun sequence:
- the LOC131397489 gene encoding zinc finger protein 543-like gives MAAACRDPARVSVTFEDVAVTFTQEEWGQLEPIQRTLYQEVTLETCRLLVSLGCPLPKPELIYPLEHSPELRTLKRGLSPSSCPGDSTEPETTETIPSHLALFQEVSPQECLTQQAPGDSQVGQGKDQDGPSEIQESHSRPGIDPQGEILPGKRSPEHDGLGTDDGLHSRIAQERVSPGDILYERDSRGPVKDRLIRERKHPYKCEECGKVFNKNCFLVRHEQIHTGVKPYECTECGKTFSKSTHLLQHQMIHTGERPYECMECGKAFNRRSHLTRHQRIHTGEKPYKCSECGKAFTHRSNLVLHNRSHTGEKPFVCKECGKAFRDKTGFLRHYIIHTGEKPFECMECGKAFNRRSHLTWHQQIHSGVRPFECSECGKAFCDSTDLIQHYVIHTGEKPYKCLECGKAFYRRSHLKQHQRSHTGEKPYECTECGKAFTHCSTFILHKRVHTGEKPYECKECGKAFSNRSDLIRHFSIHTEEKPYECMECGKAFNRRSYLTRHQRIHSGEKPYECIECGKAFCQRANLIRHAIIHTGEKPYVCTECGKAFTYCYTFILHKRAHIGEKPFECKECGKGFSTRKDLIRHISIHAGEKPFECMECGKAFNRRSGLTRHQRIHSGEKPYECVECGKTFCWSTSLIRHSVIHTGEKPYECSECGKAFSRSSSLTQHQRVHSGRNPVSVTEVERHFTSGQSSVSL, from the exons GCTGTCCTTTGCCCAAACCAGAACTGATCTACCCGTTGGAACACAGCCCCGAGTTACGGACGTTGAAGAGAGGCCTCTCCCCAAGCTCCTGCCCAG GTGACAGCACAGAACCTGAGACCACAGAGACTATTCCTTCTCACCTGGCCTTGTTTCAGGAAGTCTCACCCCAGGAATGCCTGACTCAGCAAGCCCCAGGGGACTCCCAGGTGGGGCAAGGCAAGGATCAGGATGGGCCATCGGAAATTCAGGAAAGCCACTCCAGACCAGGGATAGACCCCCAGGGGGAGATCCTCCCTGGGAAAAGGAGCCCTGAACATGATGGTTTAGGGACAGATGATGGTCTACACTCAAGGATTGCACAGGAGCGAGTCTCTCCAGGAGATATTCTCTACGAACGTGACTCACGTGGACCAGTGAAAGATCGTTTGATTCGTGAAAGGAAACATCCCTATAAGTGCGAGGAATGTGGGAAAGTGTTTAACAAGAACTGCTTCCTTGTTCGACATGAGCAGATTCATACTGGAGTGAAGCCCTATGAGTGCACAGAGTGTGGGAAAACTTTTAGCAAGAGCACACACCTTCTCCAGCACCAAATGATCCACACTGGGGAGAGGCCCTATGAGTGCATGGAGTGTGGGAAGGCCTTCAACCGCAGGTCACACCTCACGAGGCACCAGCggattcacactggagagaagccttaTAAGTGCAGCGAATGTGGAAAGGCCTTCACTCATCGCTCCAATTTAGTGTTGCATAACAGAAGCCACACTGGTGAAAAACCCTTTGTGTgcaaagaatgtgggaaagcctttcgAGATAAGACAGGTTTCCTTCGACACTACATCATCCACACAGGGGAGAAGCCCTTTGAGTGCATGGAGTGTGGGAAGGCCTTCAACCGGAGGTCACACCTCACGTGGCACCAGCAGATCCATAGTGGAGTGAGACCCTTtgaatgcagtgaatgtgggaaggccttttgCGACAGCACAGACCTCATTCAACACTACGTcatccacactggagagaagccaTATAAGTGCCtcgaatgtgggaaggccttctaCCGCAGGTCACACCTCAAGCAGCACCAGCGGAGTCAcactggggagaaaccctatgagtgCACTGAATGTGGAAAGGCCTTCACCCACTGCTCCACTTTTATCTTGCATAAAAGGGTCCACACTGGGGAAAAACCCTATGAGTgcaaagaatgtgggaaagcctttagcaATCGGTCAGACCTCATTCGACACTTCAGCATCCACACTGAAGAGAAGCCCTATGAGTGCATGGAGTGTGGGAAGGCCTTCAACCGCAGGTCATACCTCACAAGACACCAGCGGATTCACAGTGGAGAGAAGCCCTATGAATGCATTGAGTGTGGCAAGGCCTTTTGCCAGAGGGCAAACCTCATTCGACACGCCATtatccacactggagagaagccttaTGTGTGCACCGAATGTGGAAAGGCCTTCACCTACTGCTACACTTTTATCTTGCATAAAAGGGCCCACATTGGAGAAAAACCTTTTGAGTgcaaagaatgtgggaaaggctTTAGCACTAGGAAAGACCTCATTCGACACATCAGCATCCATGCTGGAGAGAAGCCCTTTGAGTGCATGGAGTGTGGGAAGGCTTTCAACCGCAGGTCAGGCCTCACAAGGCACCAGCGGATTCATAGTGGAGAGAAGCCTTATGAATGCGTGGAATGCGGGAAGACCTTCTGCTGGAGCACAAGCCTCATTCGACACTCTGTcatccacactggagagaagccctaTGAGTGCAGTGAGTGTGGAAAGGCCTTCAGTCGCAGCTCATCCCTCACGCAGCATCAGAGGGTTCATTCTGGGAGAAACCCTGTCAGTGTAACAGAAGTGGAAAGACACTTCACAAGTGGGCAATCCTCGGTCAGCCTCTAA